One stretch of Streptomyces sp. NBC_00443 DNA includes these proteins:
- a CDS encoding GntR family transcriptional regulator, with the protein MTARHEEIADELRRAIDREEYTVGSLLPAETDLAARYGVSRGTVRQAVAALTAEGLIGSRQGARRVVLASRRSQSFAELRSFAQWAHAMGREATGHVVAQEHRPATKEDAVRLQLSAGTPVLHVLRVRGLDGEPVLLERTVYADWISPAIEAIEPDCPSVTQRLYDDTGLVFAYGEHVIDAVSAGAQDAELLGIRRTSPLLRVRRVTTTREGRPVEWSDDRYRSDAVSFSVHNSIDNNALARKTAD; encoded by the coding sequence ATGACGGCGCGACACGAGGAGATCGCCGACGAGCTGCGCCGCGCGATAGACCGCGAGGAGTACACGGTCGGCAGCCTGCTGCCCGCCGAGACGGATCTCGCGGCCCGGTACGGCGTCTCCCGCGGCACAGTCCGGCAGGCCGTTGCCGCACTGACCGCCGAGGGACTCATCGGCTCACGCCAGGGCGCCCGTCGCGTGGTCCTGGCCAGCCGCCGCAGCCAGAGCTTCGCCGAGCTGCGCAGCTTCGCCCAGTGGGCACATGCGATGGGGCGGGAGGCGACCGGCCACGTGGTCGCGCAGGAACACCGACCCGCGACGAAGGAGGACGCGGTACGCCTCCAACTGAGCGCCGGAACACCGGTGTTGCACGTGCTGCGGGTACGCGGCCTGGACGGCGAACCGGTCCTGCTGGAGCGCACGGTCTACGCCGACTGGATCTCCCCGGCCATCGAGGCCATAGAGCCGGACTGCCCCTCCGTCACCCAACGCCTGTACGACGACACGGGGTTGGTCTTCGCCTACGGCGAGCACGTCATCGACGCGGTGTCAGCGGGCGCCCAGGACGCCGAGTTGCTGGGCATCCGCCGCACGAGCCCCTTGCTCCGGGTGCGCCGCGTGACGACGACCCGCGAGGGCCGCCCGGTCGAATGGTCGGACGACCGCTACCGCTCGGACGCGGTGAGCTTCAGCGTGCACAACTCGATCGACAACAACGCCCTCGCCCGCAAGACGGCCGACTGA
- a CDS encoding sugar-binding transcriptional regulator: MNSSEEIAVSGMSAGRSAMRMGPAELVQAAAMARRFYLEGKSKIQIAEEFGVSRFKVARVLETALERDLVRIEIRVPAELDADRSDALRARYGLRHAVVVESPAEAEESPDPENLGEVAAELLGELVNEGDVLGLAWGRSTIHMAAALDRLPPCTVVQLTGVYDAGTAERGSVEAVRRAAQVSGGDAHPIYAPMLLPDAATAAALRHQTGIARAFEYFDKVTVACVSIGSWEPGISTVHDMLSDEERAHYASLGVAAEMSAHLFDAEGRRVGRDLGERCITVKADQLRRIPEVVAIAGGQRKGPAIDAVLRSGLVTSLVTDTSAADYLMTAGPTPKSTLNRTDPDGH; encoded by the coding sequence GTGAACAGCAGTGAGGAGATCGCCGTGTCGGGTATGTCGGCGGGCCGGTCAGCCATGCGGATGGGACCCGCTGAGCTGGTGCAGGCGGCGGCCATGGCCCGCCGCTTCTACCTTGAGGGCAAATCCAAGATCCAGATCGCCGAGGAGTTCGGCGTCAGCCGCTTCAAGGTGGCCCGGGTCCTGGAGACCGCTCTCGAACGGGATCTGGTGCGCATCGAGATCCGCGTACCGGCCGAGCTGGACGCCGATCGCTCGGACGCACTGCGCGCCCGGTACGGCCTCCGGCATGCCGTCGTGGTCGAGTCCCCGGCCGAGGCCGAGGAGTCACCCGACCCCGAGAACCTGGGAGAGGTGGCCGCCGAACTGCTCGGCGAGCTGGTGAACGAAGGGGATGTGCTGGGCCTGGCCTGGGGCCGGTCCACCATCCACATGGCCGCGGCCCTGGACCGGCTGCCGCCGTGCACGGTGGTGCAGTTGACGGGCGTGTACGACGCAGGGACCGCCGAGCGCGGTTCGGTCGAGGCGGTGCGCCGCGCCGCCCAGGTGTCCGGCGGCGACGCCCACCCCATCTACGCGCCGATGCTGCTGCCGGACGCGGCCACCGCGGCGGCGCTGCGGCACCAGACCGGAATCGCCCGGGCCTTCGAGTACTTCGACAAGGTCACGGTCGCCTGCGTCTCCATCGGCTCCTGGGAGCCGGGCATCTCGACGGTGCACGACATGCTCAGCGACGAGGAGCGGGCTCATTACGCCTCGCTCGGCGTCGCCGCCGAGATGTCCGCGCACCTCTTCGACGCCGAGGGACGCCGGGTCGGACGGGACCTGGGGGAGCGGTGCATCACGGTCAAGGCCGACCAGCTCCGCCGTATCCCGGAGGTCGTCGCGATCGCCGGCGGGCAGCGCAAGGGGCCCGCGATCGACGCGGTGCTTCGGTCCGGCCTCGTCACCAGCCTGGTGACGGACACGTCGGCGGCGGACTATCTGATGACGGCCGGTCCGACCCCGAAGTCGACGCTCAACAGGACGGATCCGGACGGGCACTGA
- a CDS encoding MMPL family transporter → MTQTQEKGQSPSGQRGVAHLVCGRRAKWVVLVLWLAVLLLAAPFAQKLTDAQDNDAASWLPGSAESTQVLEISEDFRPEQIPAVVVYARDGGLTAQDRAAITEDVAQLKQLTDHGIRGAETRGPVFDRELDPRAAQVQVPITMDEQGWERIAPAVDSIKDVVGEGGGGLTVHITGPGGTSADFSEAFEGIDSTLLFSAMVVVIVMLLLTYRSPTLLLVPLAAVIVALFTAQALIYLLAEHAGLTVNGQSAGILTVLVFGAGTDYALLLVARYREELRRHEDRHEAMALALHRAGPAVIASGATVVLSMLVLLAAEMNSTRGLGPVAAIGVAVALLAMMSLFPALLVIFGRWIFWPVIPHLGTENPDKRGIWARMGRRISHRPRMVWAVTAIALAVCSLGLIQLRAEGLSNADAFTDKPDSITGQEVSARYFPAGSGDPLVIVSNQAQAVEVGRAVAETQGVVPTSLGLPPGTKPSFEDKVLFEATMTAPADSDAAKQTVERVRDAVHAVPDADAQVGGGTAALLDMDKATTHDNILIIPLVLLVVLLILCALLRALIAPLLLVGTVILSFAAALGISALAFRHIFDYAGESTDFPLFVFVFLVALGIDYNIFLTTRIREEAAHQGTRPGVITALAATGAVITSAGLVLAGTFAALGTLPMVAFAEIGFAVALGVLLDTFIVRSVLVTSLFLDVGPKVWWPHRLAREDGGAAAAAREPEEGVAGRGG, encoded by the coding sequence ATGACTCAGACCCAGGAGAAGGGGCAGTCCCCTTCGGGACAGCGGGGCGTCGCCCATCTGGTCTGTGGACGACGCGCCAAGTGGGTGGTGCTCGTCCTGTGGCTGGCGGTGCTGCTCCTGGCAGCACCGTTCGCGCAGAAGCTCACCGACGCGCAGGACAACGACGCGGCCTCCTGGCTGCCTGGGTCCGCCGAATCCACCCAAGTCCTGGAGATCTCCGAGGACTTCAGGCCGGAGCAGATCCCTGCGGTCGTCGTCTACGCCCGCGACGGCGGCCTGACGGCACAGGACCGTGCGGCGATCACCGAGGACGTGGCGCAGCTCAAGCAGCTCACCGACCACGGCATCCGCGGCGCCGAGACCCGGGGCCCGGTCTTCGACCGCGAACTGGACCCGCGCGCGGCCCAGGTGCAGGTCCCGATCACGATGGACGAGCAGGGCTGGGAGCGCATCGCACCCGCGGTGGACTCCATCAAGGACGTCGTCGGCGAGGGCGGCGGCGGGCTGACCGTGCACATCACGGGCCCGGGCGGCACTTCCGCGGACTTCTCCGAGGCCTTCGAGGGCATCGACTCCACACTGCTGTTCTCGGCGATGGTGGTCGTCATCGTCATGCTCCTGCTCACCTACCGCAGTCCCACCCTGCTCCTGGTCCCCCTCGCCGCCGTGATCGTCGCCCTGTTCACCGCGCAGGCCCTGATCTATCTCCTGGCGGAACACGCGGGCCTGACCGTCAACGGTCAGAGCGCGGGCATCCTCACGGTCCTGGTGTTCGGCGCGGGCACGGACTACGCGCTCCTGCTCGTCGCCCGCTACAGAGAGGAACTGCGCCGTCACGAGGACCGCCACGAGGCGATGGCCCTTGCCCTGCACCGCGCCGGCCCGGCGGTGATCGCCTCCGGTGCGACCGTCGTGCTGAGCATGCTGGTGCTGCTGGCGGCGGAGATGAACTCCACGAGAGGCCTCGGCCCGGTGGCCGCGATCGGCGTGGCGGTGGCCCTGCTCGCGATGATGTCCCTGTTCCCCGCCCTGCTGGTCATCTTCGGCCGCTGGATCTTCTGGCCGGTGATCCCGCACCTGGGCACCGAGAACCCGGACAAGCGGGGCATCTGGGCCCGCATGGGCCGCCGTATCTCCCATCGCCCGCGCATGGTCTGGGCCGTCACGGCGATCGCCCTCGCGGTCTGCTCCCTCGGCCTGATCCAGCTGCGCGCCGAGGGGCTGAGCAACGCCGACGCGTTCACCGACAAGCCGGACTCGATCACCGGCCAGGAGGTCTCCGCGCGCTACTTCCCGGCCGGCAGCGGCGACCCGCTGGTCATCGTCAGCAACCAGGCCCAGGCCGTGGAGGTCGGCCGCGCGGTGGCGGAGACACAGGGCGTCGTCCCCACCTCACTGGGCCTGCCACCAGGCACAAAACCGTCGTTCGAAGACAAGGTCCTCTTCGAGGCGACGATGACCGCTCCCGCCGACAGCGACGCCGCGAAACAGACCGTCGAGCGGGTCCGCGACGCCGTCCACGCGGTGCCGGACGCCGACGCCCAGGTGGGCGGCGGTACAGCAGCCCTCCTGGACATGGACAAGGCGACGACGCACGACAACATCCTGATCATCCCGCTGGTCCTGCTGGTCGTGCTCCTGATCCTCTGCGCCCTGCTGCGCGCCCTGATCGCCCCGCTCCTGCTGGTGGGCACGGTGATCCTGTCCTTCGCGGCAGCCCTCGGCATCAGCGCGCTCGCCTTCCGCCACATCTTCGACTACGCCGGGGAGTCGACCGACTTCCCGCTGTTCGTCTTCGTCTTCCTGGTGGCGCTCGGCATCGACTACAACATCTTCCTCACCACCCGCATCCGCGAGGAGGCAGCCCACCAGGGCACCCGCCCCGGCGTGATCACCGCCCTCGCCGCCACAGGCGCCGTCATCACCTCGGCCGGCCTGGTCCTCGCCGGCACGTTCGCAGCCCTCGGCACCCTCCCCATGGTCGCCTTCGCCGAAATCGGCTTCGCCGTGGCCCTGGGCGTCCTCCTGGACACCTTCATCGTCCGCTCGGTCCTGGTGACGTCCCTGTTCCTGGACGTGGGCCCCAAGGTGTGGTGGCCACACCGACTGGCCCGAGAGGACGGGGGAGCTGCGGCGGCGGCACGGGAGCCGGAGGAGGGCGTGGCGGGGAGGGGCGGCTGA
- a CDS encoding ABC transporter permease — protein MARLNLWRWGVLGLAGLYFLVPLAASVVFTVDVPGQGLTFDAYGQIFSTDGFTAGLLLSLELALATIAVVLLLMVPAMVALRLGAPRLRPVVEIVCSLPLVVPPIAFVAGIGTVLKWGPEHLSRTPLFQTFVAIQNPDFPFVLVLAYVVMALPFVYRALDAGLRAIDVPTLVEAARSCGASWPQALVQAVLPNVRGALLNASFLTLALVLGEFTVAQLLGFQPFAVWIVNVSGSQAQLSVAVSVLSLLVTWALLLVLAGFGGRTRTTSRG, from the coding sequence ATGGCTCGCCTGAACCTGTGGCGGTGGGGCGTGCTCGGCCTCGCCGGACTGTACTTCCTGGTGCCGCTCGCCGCATCGGTGGTCTTCACGGTCGACGTGCCCGGACAGGGCCTCACCTTCGACGCCTACGGCCAGATCTTCTCCACCGACGGCTTCACCGCCGGCCTGCTGCTCTCGCTGGAGCTGGCCCTCGCCACCATCGCCGTCGTCCTGCTGCTGATGGTGCCCGCCATGGTCGCGCTGCGGCTCGGCGCGCCCCGGCTGCGGCCGGTCGTCGAGATCGTGTGCTCCCTGCCGCTGGTCGTACCCCCGATCGCGTTCGTCGCCGGGATCGGGACGGTGCTGAAGTGGGGGCCCGAGCACCTGTCGCGAACCCCGCTGTTCCAGACGTTCGTCGCGATCCAGAACCCCGACTTCCCGTTCGTGCTCGTCCTCGCCTACGTCGTGATGGCACTGCCGTTCGTGTACCGGGCCCTGGACGCCGGGCTGCGCGCCATCGACGTGCCCACCCTCGTGGAGGCCGCCCGCAGCTGCGGGGCGAGCTGGCCGCAGGCCCTGGTGCAAGCCGTCCTGCCCAACGTGCGCGGCGCCCTGCTCAACGCCTCCTTCCTCACCCTCGCCCTGGTCCTCGGCGAGTTCACCGTGGCTCAGCTGCTCGGCTTCCAGCCCTTCGCCGTGTGGATCGTGAACGTCAGCGGCTCGCAGGCCCAGCTGTCCGTCGCCGTGTCCGTGCTCAGCCTGCTCGTGACCTGGGCGCTGCTCCTCGTACTCGCCGGCTTCGGCGGCCGTACCCGTACTACCTCCCGGGGATGA
- a CDS encoding ABC transporter permease: MTATLTRVDTAPAAARKRRRRVLGGSLAVVPLLVFTALAFGLPALAMLDGAFTVKDPATGATSYSADNLTASLQGAYLTALLGSVKLSAASAALGALLGLPLAQAVVTSRFRALREAVLTASGVLANFGGVPLAFAFVATLGNAGVLTRHLGLTDKGWDLYSFWGLVLVYLYFLIPLMVLTITPALDGLRSQWREAAQNNGATAVQYWRHVALPVLLPTLLGGFVLLFGSAFAAYATAAAMVGSSIPLVTLQIADALSGNVLVGQENVALALSLDMVLVAGLVMAVYLPLQRRSARWLA, from the coding sequence ATGACGGCCACCCTCACCCGGGTCGACACGGCGCCCGCCGCTGCGCGCAAGCGGCGGCGCCGTGTCCTCGGCGGCTCGCTCGCGGTCGTCCCGCTGCTCGTCTTCACCGCGCTCGCCTTCGGACTGCCCGCCCTGGCCATGCTGGACGGCGCCTTCACCGTCAAGGACCCGGCCACGGGGGCGACTTCGTACAGCGCCGACAACCTGACCGCCTCGCTCCAGGGCGCGTACCTCACGGCCCTGCTCGGCAGCGTCAAGCTGTCCGCCGCCTCCGCCGCGCTCGGCGCCCTGCTCGGGCTGCCGCTCGCCCAGGCCGTGGTGACCTCCCGCTTCCGCGCCCTGCGCGAGGCCGTGCTCACCGCGTCCGGGGTGCTCGCCAACTTCGGCGGCGTCCCGCTGGCCTTCGCTTTCGTCGCCACGCTCGGCAACGCCGGTGTGCTGACCCGCCACCTGGGCCTCACGGACAAGGGCTGGGACCTCTACAGCTTCTGGGGCCTCGTCCTCGTCTACCTGTACTTCCTGATCCCGCTGATGGTCCTCACCATCACCCCGGCGCTGGACGGCCTGCGCTCCCAGTGGCGCGAGGCCGCGCAGAACAACGGCGCCACGGCCGTGCAGTACTGGCGCCATGTGGCCCTGCCCGTGCTGCTGCCCACGCTCCTCGGCGGATTCGTCCTGCTCTTCGGCAGCGCCTTCGCCGCGTACGCCACCGCCGCAGCGATGGTGGGCAGTTCCATCCCGCTGGTCACCCTCCAGATCGCCGACGCCCTCTCCGGCAACGTCCTGGTCGGCCAGGAGAACGTGGCGCTCGCCCTCAGCCTCGACATGGTCCTGGTCGCGGGCCTGGTCATGGCGGTGTATCTGCCCCTGCAACGACGGAGCGCGCGATGGCTCGCCTGA
- a CDS encoding Lrp/AsnC family transcriptional regulator, with translation MLNDLDERIVHALAEDARRSYADIGQLVGLSAPAVKRRVDRLRATGAITGFTVRVDPAALGWETEGFVEIYCRHNTSPDTIRRGLERYQEVVAASTVTGDADAVVQVFASDMRHFERVLERIAGEPFVERTKSVLVLSPLLRRFSSGSPT, from the coding sequence GTGCTGAACGATCTCGACGAACGCATCGTGCACGCCCTCGCCGAGGACGCCCGCCGCTCCTACGCGGACATCGGGCAACTGGTCGGCCTGTCCGCGCCCGCCGTGAAACGGCGCGTGGACCGGCTGCGCGCCACCGGAGCGATCACCGGATTCACCGTACGGGTGGATCCGGCGGCGCTGGGCTGGGAGACCGAGGGGTTCGTCGAGATCTACTGCCGGCACAACACCTCGCCGGACACGATCAGGCGGGGGCTGGAGCGGTACCAGGAGGTCGTGGCGGCGTCCACGGTCACCGGTGACGCGGACGCGGTCGTGCAGGTGTTCGCCTCCGACATGCGGCACTTCGAGCGGGTCCTCGAGCGGATCGCGGGGGAGCCGTTCGTGGAGCGGACCAAGTCGGTGCTGGTGTTGTCGCCCTTGTTGCGGCGGTTTTCGTCCGGGTCGCCCACGTAG
- a CDS encoding barstar family protein, whose amino-acid sequence MTELVVPLDLDGITDKAGLMDRIARALALPDWFGRNWDALADSLSDHTVWPAGAVEQGLLVVVRNWRAYAKARPDEWETAQDVFSEAVDRTEALTVVLALGGSS is encoded by the coding sequence ATGACGGAGCTCGTGGTCCCGCTGGACCTCGACGGGATCACGGACAAGGCCGGCCTGATGGACCGCATCGCCCGTGCCCTGGCCCTGCCCGACTGGTTCGGCCGCAACTGGGACGCGCTCGCCGACTCCCTGTCCGACCACACCGTCTGGCCGGCGGGCGCAGTGGAGCAGGGGCTGCTGGTCGTCGTACGGAACTGGCGGGCGTACGCGAAGGCGCGGCCCGACGAGTGGGAGACCGCCCAGGACGTGTTCTCCGAGGCCGTGGACCGGACGGAGGCGCTCACGGTGGTGCTCGCTCTTGGAGGATCCTCCTAG
- a CDS encoding GuaB1 family IMP dehydrogenase-related protein has protein sequence MRFLNDIQPAYDLTYDDVFMVPSRSAVGSRQGVDLSSPDGTGTTIPLVVANMTAIAGRRMAETMARRGGLVVIPQDIPIEVVTEVVSWVKSRHHVLDTPIVLAPHQTVADALALLPKRAHNAGVVVDDGFKPIGVVTDSDLSGVDRFTQLEVVMSRDLLLLDADLDPREAFNTLDHHNRRYAPAVDKDGRLAGILTRKGALRATLYSPAVDANGKLRIAAAVGINGDVAGKAKQLLDAGVDTLVIDTAHGHQESMIAAIRTVRALDPQVPIVAGNIVAAEGVRDLIEAGADIIKVGVGPGAMCTTRMMTGVGRPQFSAVLECAAEAKKYGKHVWADGGVRHPRDVAMALAAGASNVMVGSWFAGTFESPGDLQQDANGRLYKESFGMASARAVANRTSDESSYDRARKALFEEGISTSRMFLDPDRPGVEDLIDSIIAGVRSSCTYAGAGSLEEFAAKAVVGIQSAAGYAEGKPLHASWS, from the coding sequence GTGCGTTTCCTCAATGACATCCAGCCCGCGTACGACCTGACGTACGACGACGTCTTCATGGTCCCGAGCCGCAGCGCTGTGGGCTCGCGGCAGGGCGTGGACCTCAGCTCCCCGGACGGCACGGGCACCACCATCCCGCTGGTCGTCGCCAACATGACCGCCATCGCCGGCCGCCGGATGGCCGAGACGATGGCACGGCGCGGCGGCCTGGTGGTCATCCCGCAGGACATCCCGATCGAGGTCGTCACCGAGGTCGTCTCCTGGGTGAAGAGCCGGCACCACGTCCTCGACACCCCGATCGTGCTGGCCCCGCACCAGACCGTCGCCGACGCGCTGGCCCTGCTGCCCAAGCGCGCGCACAACGCCGGTGTGGTCGTCGACGACGGCTTCAAGCCGATCGGCGTGGTCACCGACTCCGACCTGTCCGGCGTGGACCGCTTCACGCAGCTCGAAGTGGTCATGTCCCGGGACCTGCTGCTCCTGGACGCGGACCTCGACCCGCGCGAGGCCTTCAACACCCTCGACCACCACAACCGGCGTTACGCCCCCGCCGTCGACAAGGACGGCCGTCTCGCGGGCATCCTCACGCGCAAGGGCGCCTTGCGCGCCACCCTGTACTCGCCGGCCGTCGACGCCAACGGCAAGCTGCGTATAGCGGCTGCCGTCGGCATCAACGGCGACGTGGCGGGCAAGGCCAAGCAGCTGCTCGACGCGGGCGTCGACACGCTCGTCATCGACACGGCGCACGGCCACCAGGAGTCGATGATCGCCGCGATCCGGACCGTGCGGGCGCTCGACCCGCAGGTGCCGATCGTGGCCGGCAACATCGTGGCCGCCGAGGGTGTGCGGGACCTGATCGAGGCAGGCGCGGACATCATCAAGGTCGGTGTCGGCCCCGGGGCCATGTGCACGACCCGCATGATGACCGGCGTCGGCCGGCCGCAGTTCTCCGCGGTCCTGGAGTGCGCCGCCGAGGCGAAGAAGTACGGCAAGCACGTCTGGGCCGACGGTGGCGTCCGGCACCCGCGCGATGTCGCCATGGCGCTGGCCGCCGGTGCGTCCAACGTGATGGTCGGGTCCTGGTTCGCGGGGACTTTCGAGTCGCCGGGCGACCTCCAGCAGGACGCGAACGGCCGCCTCTACAAGGAGTCGTTCGGCATGGCCTCCGCGCGGGCCGTGGCCAACCGTACGTCCGACGAGTCGTCGTACGACCGGGCCCGCAAGGCGCTGTTCGAGGAGGGTATCTCCACCTCGCGCATGTTCCTCGACCCGGACCGGCCGGGCGTGGAGGACCTGATCGACTCGATCATCGCGGGCGTGCGGTCCTCCTGCACCTACGCCGGCGCCGGCTCCCTGGAGGAGTTCGCCGCGAAGGCCGTCGTCGGCATCCAGAGCGCGGCCGGTTACGCGGAGGGCAAGCCGCTGCACGCCAGCTGGAGCTGA
- a CDS encoding ABC transporter ATP-binding protein, whose product MTVLDKTAPERAAVQAATVEFRGLRREFATTVALDGLDLTVRPGELLALLGPSGCGKTTALRMLAGFEHPDSGEVLVDGEDVTGIPAHRRDAGMVFQSYSLFPHLSALDNVAFGLRMRKVRTAERRGRAAELLELVGLADKGERYPHQLSGGQQQRIALARALALRPRVLLLDEPLSALDAKVRLTLREEIRRLQRELGITTLFVTHDQEEALSMADRVAVMRSGRLEQCAAPAELYGRPATAFVAEFVGTMSRIPGRLVEGGVEVLGRRLPVDGDVPSVSDVDALVRPEAVTVRADDAADARVVATAFLGATTRLTVRLADGTEVKADLPAHETAALGAGAAVGVSLPERPVLVAERNR is encoded by the coding sequence ATGACCGTGCTTGACAAGACAGCGCCCGAAAGGGCCGCGGTGCAGGCCGCCACCGTCGAATTCCGGGGACTGCGCCGGGAGTTCGCCACCACCGTCGCCCTCGACGGACTCGACCTGACCGTCCGGCCGGGCGAACTCCTCGCCCTGCTGGGCCCGTCCGGCTGTGGCAAGACCACCGCGCTGCGCATGCTCGCCGGGTTCGAGCATCCCGACTCCGGCGAGGTGCTGGTGGACGGCGAGGACGTCACCGGCATCCCCGCGCATCGCCGGGACGCCGGGATGGTCTTCCAGTCGTACAGCCTGTTCCCGCATCTGAGCGCCCTCGACAACGTGGCGTTCGGGCTGCGCATGCGCAAGGTGCGCACCGCCGAACGGCGCGGACGGGCCGCCGAGTTGCTGGAGCTGGTCGGCCTCGCCGACAAGGGCGAGCGCTACCCGCACCAGCTCTCCGGCGGCCAGCAGCAGCGCATCGCCCTTGCGCGGGCCCTCGCCCTGCGCCCGCGCGTCCTGCTCCTTGACGAGCCGCTGTCGGCGCTCGACGCCAAGGTGCGGCTGACGCTGCGCGAGGAGATCCGACGGCTCCAGCGGGAGCTCGGCATCACCACGCTGTTCGTCACCCACGACCAGGAGGAGGCCCTGTCCATGGCCGACCGGGTCGCGGTCATGCGCTCCGGACGGCTCGAACAATGCGCCGCTCCGGCCGAGTTGTACGGCCGCCCGGCCACCGCCTTCGTCGCCGAGTTCGTCGGCACGATGAGCCGCATTCCGGGCCGGCTCGTCGAGGGCGGTGTCGAGGTGCTGGGCCGGCGGCTGCCCGTCGACGGCGACGTGCCCTCGGTGTCCGACGTCGACGCGCTGGTACGCCCCGAAGCGGTGACGGTGCGCGCCGACGACGCGGCCGACGCGCGCGTGGTCGCCACGGCGTTCCTCGGCGCCACCACCCGGCTGACCGTACGGCTCGCCGACGGCACCGAGGTCAAGGCCGACCTGCCCGCCCACGAGACGGCCGCGCTCGGCGCCGGCGCCGCGGTCGGTGTGTCGCTGCCGGAACGGCCGGTGCTGGTGGCCGAACGAAACCGCTGA
- the rpe gene encoding ribulose-phosphate 3-epimerase: MAPQINPSILSADFARLADEAKAVEGADFLHVDVMDNHFVPNLTLGVPVVESLARATDTPLDCHLMIEAPDRWAPQYIEAGASSVTFHIEAAAAPVRLAREIRAKGARASMALKPATPIEPYEDLLPELDMLLIMTVEPGFGGQAFLDIMLPKIRRTRELISKHGLDLWLQVDGGVSASTIERCAEAGADVFVAGSAVYGADDPAAAVRALRAQAEAVTKSAAWACDH, encoded by the coding sequence ATGGCCCCGCAGATCAACCCCAGCATCCTGTCCGCCGACTTCGCCCGCCTCGCGGACGAGGCGAAGGCGGTCGAGGGAGCCGACTTCCTCCACGTCGACGTCATGGACAACCATTTCGTCCCGAACCTCACGCTCGGCGTGCCGGTCGTAGAGTCCCTGGCCCGTGCGACGGACACTCCGCTGGACTGCCATCTGATGATCGAGGCCCCCGATCGGTGGGCGCCCCAGTACATCGAAGCGGGTGCCTCCTCCGTCACCTTCCATATCGAGGCCGCCGCGGCCCCGGTACGGCTTGCTCGGGAGATCCGGGCCAAGGGCGCCCGTGCCTCCATGGCGCTCAAGCCCGCGACGCCCATCGAGCCGTACGAGGATCTGCTCCCCGAACTCGACATGCTGCTGATCATGACGGTCGAGCCGGGTTTCGGTGGTCAGGCGTTTCTCGACATCATGCTTCCGAAGATTCGCCGCACCCGCGAGTTGATCAGCAAGCACGGCCTCGACCTGTGGCTCCAGGTCGACGGCGGTGTCTCGGCCTCGACGATCGAGCGGTGTGCGGAGGCGGGCGCGGACGTCTTCGTCGCCGGTTCGGCGGTGTACGGGGCCGATGACCCGGCCGCGGCGGTCCGTGCGCTGCGCGCGCAGGCGGAGGCGGTGACGAAGTCGGCGGCCTGGGCATGCGACCACTGA